Proteins encoded within one genomic window of Pygocentrus nattereri isolate fPygNat1 chromosome 11, fPygNat1.pri, whole genome shotgun sequence:
- the LOC108432724 gene encoding AP-3 complex subunit beta-2 isoform X8, producing MSTSSAFNDEKGGSSSAGEPEYGHDPASGGIFSSDYKRHDDLKEMLDSNKDSLKLEAMKRIVAMIARGKNASDLFPAVVKNVACKNIEVKKLVYVYLVRYAEEQQDLALLSISTFQRGLKDPNQLIRASALRVLSSIRVTIIVPIMMLAIKEAASDMSPYVRKTAAHAIPKLYSLDPEQKDQLIEVIEKLLADKTTLVAGSVVMAFEEVCPERIDLIHKNYRKLCNLLIDVEEWGQVVIINMLTRYARTQFLNPNINESLLEEGGEKAFYGSDDDDDDDDDDDDEEKKAEAAALAKRKPYVMDPDHRLLLRNTKPLLQSRNAAVVMAVAQLYFHLAPKAEVGVIAKALVRLMRSHSEVQYVVLQNVATMTIKRRGMFEPYLKSFYIRSTDPTQIKILKLEVLTNLANETNISTILREFQTYIKSMDKDFVAATIQAIGRCATNIGEVRDTCLNGLVQLLSNRDELVVAESVVVIKKLLQMQPEQHSDIIKHMAKLTDNIQVPMARASILWLIGEYCEHVPKIAPDVLRKMAKTFTNEEDIVKLQIINLAAKLYLTNSKQTKLLTQYVLNLAKYDQNYDIRDRARFIRQLIVPTDKSGALSKYAKKLFLALKPAPVLESPFKDRDHFQLGSLSHLLNAKAGGYQELPDWPESAPDPSVRNVEVKDSVPEWTKCTSRKERKEKKVEKPFYSDSEGESGPTESADSESDSGSGSQSGSEESGSGSESEESEEESESEEEEEEEEDEEEERAKKKKKVDKSKPKKPESAESDQSSGEEQKRIRKGGKDRRSGTESESEDESESESSESESESEEESESDTDIKKKKKTAASKPPPKQTKKESKKETKEMSLLDLDDFEPTPSPQVTPVNSFLSNSLVTDLEGLSLTDTVLAPTTIAPSSSVRLYELLHRITGEGLAVEYCFSRQPFSPDPHMVAVQIQFTNNTTSEAKSLHIEEPKLQSGMRIKEFPEIEVLPAGESVNVVMGIDFCDSTQAANFQLCTHIRKFFVSIQPPVGELMTPAFLTENEFKKEQGQLMGMNEISEKLTLGEKCQSEHVIVERVTSTANLSRVPCGSDKESRFAGKTVSSGSLVLVTVTRKDGAGALLTVNCEKMVIGTMLVKDILQALTQ from the exons ATGATTGCAAGAGGGAAAAATGCATCTGATCTCTTTCCTGCTGTGGTGAAGAATGTGGCCTGCAAGAACATTGAG GTAAAGAAGCTGGTGTATGTGTATCTAGTGCGCTATGCTGAGGAGCAGCAGGATTTGGCTCTGCTCTCCATCTCTACATTTCAGCGGGGACTCAAG GATCCTAATCAGCTGATTCGTGCGAGCGCTTTGCGTGTTCTCTCCAGTATCAGAGTCACTATCATTGTGCCCATTATGATGTTGGCCATTAAAGAGGCTGCCTCTGATATGTCTCCATATGTCCGCAAGACAGCCGCACATGCCATCCCCAAACTCTACAG CTTGGACCCTGAACAGAAAGACCAGCTTATTGAGGTCATTGAAAAGCTGCTTGCTGATAAAACCACT TTGGTAGCAGGCAGTGTAGTGATGGCATTTGAGGAAGTATGTCCGGAGCGGATTGATCTGATCCATAAGAACTACCGTAAGCTCTGCAATCTGCTGATTGATGTGGAGGAGTGGGGTCAGGTGGTTATCATCAACATGCTCACCCGCTATGCCAGAACCCAGTTTCTCAACCCTAACATTAAT GAGTCACTTTTggaagagggaggagaaaaggctttttatggttctgatgatgatgatgatgatgatgatgatgatgacgatgaagAGAAAAAAGCCGAGGCCGCTGCTCTGGCCAAGAGGAAGCCCTACGTTATGGACCCTGACCACCGACTGCTGCTCAGAAACACCAAACCCTTGCTACAAAGCCGCAATGCTGCG GTGGTGATGGCAGTGGCTCAGCTGTATTTCCATCTCGCTCCAAAAGCAGAGGTCGGCGTCATTGCCAAGGCTCTGGTGAGGCTGATGAGGAGCCACAG CGAAGTTCAGTATGTAGTTCTACAAAACGTTGCTACCATGACCATCAAAAGGAGG GGGATGTTCGAGCCATACTTGAAGAGCTTCTATATCCGGTCCACTGATCCCACACAGATCAAAATACTGAAG CTTGAAGTTTTAACAAATCTggcaaatgaaacaaacataTCAACAATTCTGAGAGAGTTTCAG ACCTATATCAAAAGCATGGATAAGGACTTTGTGGCAGCCACAATCCAGGCCATTGGCCGCTGTGCCACTAACATTGGGGAGGTCAGAGACACCTGCCTCAACGGTCTGGTACAACTCCTTTCAAACAGAGATG AGCTGGTAGTAGCTGAGTCTGTGGTGGTAATTAAGAAGCTCCTGCAGATGCAgccagagcagcacagtgacATCATCAAGCATATGGCCAAGCTCACAGACAACATACAG GTGCCGATGGCGAGAGCCAGCATCCTGTGGCTAATTGGCGAGTACTGTGAACATGTACCTAAAATTGCTCCTGATGTTCTGAGGAAGATGGCAAAGACATTCACCAATGAGGAGGACATTGTCAAGCTGCAGATAATCAACCTGGCTGCCAAACTCTACCTGACCAACTCCAAACAG ACTAAGCTCCTTACACAGTATGTGCTCAACTTGGCGAAATATGACCAGAACTATGACATCAGAGACCGGGCACGGTTCATCCGTCAGCTCATTGTCCCTACCGATAAGAGTGGAGCTCTAAGCAAATATGCCAAGAAACTTTTCCTTGCCCTCAAACCTGCACCTGTGCTGGAGTCTCCGTTTAAAG ACCGAGACCATTTCCAGCTGGGTTCGCTGTCTCACCTGCTGAATGCCAAAGCAGGCGGCTACCAGGAGCTGCCTGACTGGCCCGAGTCGGCACCTGACCCCTCCGTGCGCAACGTGGAGGTGAAGGATTCT GTTCCAGAATGGACTAAATGCACCAGCAGGAAAGAACGAAAGGAGAAGAAGGTAGAAAAGCCTTTCTACTCTGACTCGGAGGGAGAATCTGGACCCACAGAGTCAGCTGACAGTG AGTCGGACTCAGGTAGTGGGTCACAGAGTGGCAGTGAGGAGAGTGGCTCTGGttcagagagtgaagagagtgaGGAGGAATCGGAGtctgaggaggaagaggaagaggaggaagatgaagaggaagagagggcaaagaaaaagaagaaagtagACAAGAGCAAACCTAAGAAACCTGAGAGTGCTGAGAG TGATCAGAGCAGCGGAGAGGAGCAGAAGAGAATCCGAAAAGGAGGGAAGGACCGGAGAAGTGGCACTGAGTCAGAGAGTGAGGATGAGAGCGAGTCTGAGAGCAGTGAGTCCGAGTCAGAGTCTGAGGAAGAGTCCGAGTCAGACACAGACatcaagaagaagaagaag ACAGCTGCATCAAAGCCACCTCCAAAGCAGaccaaaaaagaaagcaagaaagagaccAAGGAAATGTCACTACTAGATCTGGATGACT TTGAGCCTACACCCTCACCTCAAGTGACCCCCGTCAACAGCTTCCTGTCCAACAGTCTGGTGACTGATCTAGAGGGCTTGTCACTGACGGACACGGTACTTGCCCCCACT acTATCGCCCCATCCAGCTCTGTGAGGCTGTATGAGCTGTTGCACCGGATCACGGGCGAGGGTCTAGCAGTGGAATACTGCTTCAGTAGACAGCCCTTTAGTCCTGACCCTCACATGGTGGCTGTGCAGATCCAGTTCACCAACAACACTACTTCTGAGGCAAAGAGCTTGCACATAGAAGAGCCCAAACTGCAGTCTGGCATGAGGATCAAGGAGTTTCCAGAAATTG AGGTGTTACCTGCAGGCGAGTCAGTTAATGTAGTAATGGGCATTGATTTCTGCGACTCCACACAAGCAGCCAACTTCCAGCTTTG CACTCATATCCGGAAGTTCTTTGTGTCGATTCAACCACCAGTGGGGGAACTGATGACGCCTGCCTTTCTGACAGAGAACGAGTTTAAGAAGGAGCAAG GTCAGCTGATGGGAATGAATGAGATCTCAGAGAAGCTAACCCTGGGGGAGAAGTGTCAGAGCGAACATGTCATCGTAGAAAGAGTCACCTCCACGGCTAACCTCAGCAGAGTACCCTGTGGTTCAGATAAAGAAAGCAG gtTTGCTGGGAAAACCGTCAGCAGCGGAAGCCTTGTGCTGGTCACTGTAACAAGGAAGGATGGAGCAGGAGCCCTGCTTACGGTGAACTGTGAAAAGATGGTGATCGGTACGATGCTCGTGAAGGACATCCTCCAAGCTCTGACGCAGTGA
- the LOC108432724 gene encoding AP-3 complex subunit beta-2 isoform X1: MTAMQKLLQLPVNAVNIVKTVQGVAQGQEEARSPVLTPDSGQQNWYSAVQPEELRHLRTASTTGGGGGEGGGEWGEDRGTLEEGLSSAQTQPLRHDDLKEMLDSNKDSLKLEAMKRIVAMIARGKNASDLFPAVVKNVACKNIEVKKLVYVYLVRYAEEQQDLALLSISTFQRGLKDPNQLIRASALRVLSSIRVTIIVPIMMLAIKEAASDMSPYVRKTAAHAIPKLYSLDPEQKDQLIEVIEKLLADKTTLVAGSVVMAFEEVCPERIDLIHKNYRKLCNLLIDVEEWGQVVIINMLTRYARTQFLNPNINESLLEEGGEKAFYGSDDDDDDDDDDDDEEKKAEAAALAKRKPYVMDPDHRLLLRNTKPLLQSRNAAVVMAVAQLYFHLAPKAEVGVIAKALVRLMRSHSEVQYVVLQNVATMTIKRRGMFEPYLKSFYIRSTDPTQIKILKLEVLTNLANETNISTILREFQTYIKSMDKDFVAATIQAIGRCATNIGEVRDTCLNGLVQLLSNRDELVVAESVVVIKKLLQMQPEQHSDIIKHMAKLTDNIQVPMARASILWLIGEYCEHVPKIAPDVLRKMAKTFTNEEDIVKLQIINLAAKLYLTNSKQTKLLTQYVLNLAKYDQNYDIRDRARFIRQLIVPTDKSGALSKYAKKLFLALKPAPVLESPFKDRDHFQLGSLSHLLNAKAGGYQELPDWPESAPDPSVRNVEVIRLLERVTTLTSVPEWTKCTSRKERKEKKVEKPFYSDSEGESGPTESADSESDSGSGSQSGSEESGSGSESEESEEESESEEEEEEEEDEEEERAKKKKKVDKSKPKKPESAESDQSSGEEQKRIRKGGKDRRSGTESESEDESESESSESESESEEESESDTDIKKKKKTAASKPPPKQTKKESKKETKEMSLLDLDDFEPTPSPQVTPVNSFLSNSLVTDLEGLSLTDTVLAPTTIAPSSSVRLYELLHRITGEGLAVEYCFSRQPFSPDPHMVAVQIQFTNNTTSEAKSLHIEEPKLQSGMRIKEFPEIEVLPAGESVNVVMGIDFCDSTQAANFQLCTHIRKFFVSIQPPVGELMTPAFLTENEFKKEQETLLHGQLMGMNEISEKLTLGEKCQSEHVIVERVTSTANLSRVPCGSDKESRFAGKTVSSGSLVLVTVTRKDGAGALLTVNCEKMVIGTMLVKDILQALTQ, translated from the exons ATGATTGCAAGAGGGAAAAATGCATCTGATCTCTTTCCTGCTGTGGTGAAGAATGTGGCCTGCAAGAACATTGAG GTAAAGAAGCTGGTGTATGTGTATCTAGTGCGCTATGCTGAGGAGCAGCAGGATTTGGCTCTGCTCTCCATCTCTACATTTCAGCGGGGACTCAAG GATCCTAATCAGCTGATTCGTGCGAGCGCTTTGCGTGTTCTCTCCAGTATCAGAGTCACTATCATTGTGCCCATTATGATGTTGGCCATTAAAGAGGCTGCCTCTGATATGTCTCCATATGTCCGCAAGACAGCCGCACATGCCATCCCCAAACTCTACAG CTTGGACCCTGAACAGAAAGACCAGCTTATTGAGGTCATTGAAAAGCTGCTTGCTGATAAAACCACT TTGGTAGCAGGCAGTGTAGTGATGGCATTTGAGGAAGTATGTCCGGAGCGGATTGATCTGATCCATAAGAACTACCGTAAGCTCTGCAATCTGCTGATTGATGTGGAGGAGTGGGGTCAGGTGGTTATCATCAACATGCTCACCCGCTATGCCAGAACCCAGTTTCTCAACCCTAACATTAAT GAGTCACTTTTggaagagggaggagaaaaggctttttatggttctgatgatgatgatgatgatgatgatgatgatgacgatgaagAGAAAAAAGCCGAGGCCGCTGCTCTGGCCAAGAGGAAGCCCTACGTTATGGACCCTGACCACCGACTGCTGCTCAGAAACACCAAACCCTTGCTACAAAGCCGCAATGCTGCG GTGGTGATGGCAGTGGCTCAGCTGTATTTCCATCTCGCTCCAAAAGCAGAGGTCGGCGTCATTGCCAAGGCTCTGGTGAGGCTGATGAGGAGCCACAG CGAAGTTCAGTATGTAGTTCTACAAAACGTTGCTACCATGACCATCAAAAGGAGG GGGATGTTCGAGCCATACTTGAAGAGCTTCTATATCCGGTCCACTGATCCCACACAGATCAAAATACTGAAG CTTGAAGTTTTAACAAATCTggcaaatgaaacaaacataTCAACAATTCTGAGAGAGTTTCAG ACCTATATCAAAAGCATGGATAAGGACTTTGTGGCAGCCACAATCCAGGCCATTGGCCGCTGTGCCACTAACATTGGGGAGGTCAGAGACACCTGCCTCAACGGTCTGGTACAACTCCTTTCAAACAGAGATG AGCTGGTAGTAGCTGAGTCTGTGGTGGTAATTAAGAAGCTCCTGCAGATGCAgccagagcagcacagtgacATCATCAAGCATATGGCCAAGCTCACAGACAACATACAG GTGCCGATGGCGAGAGCCAGCATCCTGTGGCTAATTGGCGAGTACTGTGAACATGTACCTAAAATTGCTCCTGATGTTCTGAGGAAGATGGCAAAGACATTCACCAATGAGGAGGACATTGTCAAGCTGCAGATAATCAACCTGGCTGCCAAACTCTACCTGACCAACTCCAAACAG ACTAAGCTCCTTACACAGTATGTGCTCAACTTGGCGAAATATGACCAGAACTATGACATCAGAGACCGGGCACGGTTCATCCGTCAGCTCATTGTCCCTACCGATAAGAGTGGAGCTCTAAGCAAATATGCCAAGAAACTTTTCCTTGCCCTCAAACCTGCACCTGTGCTGGAGTCTCCGTTTAAAG ACCGAGACCATTTCCAGCTGGGTTCGCTGTCTCACCTGCTGAATGCCAAAGCAGGCGGCTACCAGGAGCTGCCTGACTGGCCCGAGTCGGCACCTGACCCCTCCGTGCGCAACGTGGAG GTTATTAGGCTGCTCGAAAGAGTCACGACTCTAACCAGC GTTCCAGAATGGACTAAATGCACCAGCAGGAAAGAACGAAAGGAGAAGAAGGTAGAAAAGCCTTTCTACTCTGACTCGGAGGGAGAATCTGGACCCACAGAGTCAGCTGACAGTG AGTCGGACTCAGGTAGTGGGTCACAGAGTGGCAGTGAGGAGAGTGGCTCTGGttcagagagtgaagagagtgaGGAGGAATCGGAGtctgaggaggaagaggaagaggaggaagatgaagaggaagagagggcaaagaaaaagaagaaagtagACAAGAGCAAACCTAAGAAACCTGAGAGTGCTGAGAG TGATCAGAGCAGCGGAGAGGAGCAGAAGAGAATCCGAAAAGGAGGGAAGGACCGGAGAAGTGGCACTGAGTCAGAGAGTGAGGATGAGAGCGAGTCTGAGAGCAGTGAGTCCGAGTCAGAGTCTGAGGAAGAGTCCGAGTCAGACACAGACatcaagaagaagaagaag ACAGCTGCATCAAAGCCACCTCCAAAGCAGaccaaaaaagaaagcaagaaagagaccAAGGAAATGTCACTACTAGATCTGGATGACT TTGAGCCTACACCCTCACCTCAAGTGACCCCCGTCAACAGCTTCCTGTCCAACAGTCTGGTGACTGATCTAGAGGGCTTGTCACTGACGGACACGGTACTTGCCCCCACT acTATCGCCCCATCCAGCTCTGTGAGGCTGTATGAGCTGTTGCACCGGATCACGGGCGAGGGTCTAGCAGTGGAATACTGCTTCAGTAGACAGCCCTTTAGTCCTGACCCTCACATGGTGGCTGTGCAGATCCAGTTCACCAACAACACTACTTCTGAGGCAAAGAGCTTGCACATAGAAGAGCCCAAACTGCAGTCTGGCATGAGGATCAAGGAGTTTCCAGAAATTG AGGTGTTACCTGCAGGCGAGTCAGTTAATGTAGTAATGGGCATTGATTTCTGCGACTCCACACAAGCAGCCAACTTCCAGCTTTG CACTCATATCCGGAAGTTCTTTGTGTCGATTCAACCACCAGTGGGGGAACTGATGACGCCTGCCTTTCTGACAGAGAACGAGTTTAAGAAGGAGCAAG AGACACTATTACATG GTCAGCTGATGGGAATGAATGAGATCTCAGAGAAGCTAACCCTGGGGGAGAAGTGTCAGAGCGAACATGTCATCGTAGAAAGAGTCACCTCCACGGCTAACCTCAGCAGAGTACCCTGTGGTTCAGATAAAGAAAGCAG gtTTGCTGGGAAAACCGTCAGCAGCGGAAGCCTTGTGCTGGTCACTGTAACAAGGAAGGATGGAGCAGGAGCCCTGCTTACGGTGAACTGTGAAAAGATGGTGATCGGTACGATGCTCGTGAAGGACATCCTCCAAGCTCTGACGCAGTGA
- the LOC108432724 gene encoding AP-3 complex subunit beta-2 isoform X3: MTAMQKLLQLPVNAVNIVKTVQGVAQGQEEARSPVLTPDSGQQNWYSAVQPEELRHLRTASTTGGGGGEGGGEWGEDRGTLEEGLSSAQTQPLRHDDLKEMLDSNKDSLKLEAMKRIVAMIARGKNASDLFPAVVKNVACKNIEVKKLVYVYLVRYAEEQQDLALLSISTFQRGLKDPNQLIRASALRVLSSIRVTIIVPIMMLAIKEAASDMSPYVRKTAAHAIPKLYSLDPEQKDQLIEVIEKLLADKTTLVAGSVVMAFEEVCPERIDLIHKNYRKLCNLLIDVEEWGQVVIINMLTRYARTQFLNPNINESLLEEGGEKAFYGSDDDDDDDDDDDDEEKKAEAAALAKRKPYVMDPDHRLLLRNTKPLLQSRNAAVVMAVAQLYFHLAPKAEVGVIAKALVRLMRSHSEVQYVVLQNVATMTIKRRGMFEPYLKSFYIRSTDPTQIKILKLEVLTNLANETNISTILREFQTYIKSMDKDFVAATIQAIGRCATNIGEVRDTCLNGLVQLLSNRDELVVAESVVVIKKLLQMQPEQHSDIIKHMAKLTDNIQVPMARASILWLIGEYCEHVPKIAPDVLRKMAKTFTNEEDIVKLQIINLAAKLYLTNSKQTKLLTQYVLNLAKYDQNYDIRDRARFIRQLIVPTDKSGALSKYAKKLFLALKPAPVLESPFKDRDHFQLGSLSHLLNAKAGGYQELPDWPESAPDPSVRNVEVKDSVPEWTKCTSRKERKEKKVEKPFYSDSEGESGPTESADSESDSGSGSQSGSEESGSGSESEESEEESESEEEEEEEEDEEEERAKKKKKVDKSKPKKPESAESDQSSGEEQKRIRKGGKDRRSGTESESEDESESESSESESESEEESESDTDIKKKKKTAASKPPPKQTKKESKKETKEMSLLDLDDFEPTPSPQVTPVNSFLSNSLVTDLEGLSLTDTVLAPTTIAPSSSVRLYELLHRITGEGLAVEYCFSRQPFSPDPHMVAVQIQFTNNTTSEAKSLHIEEPKLQSGMRIKEFPEIEVLPAGESVNVVMGIDFCDSTQAANFQLCTHIRKFFVSIQPPVGELMTPAFLTENEFKKEQETLLHGQLMGMNEISEKLTLGEKCQSEHVIVERVTSTANLSRVPCGSDKESRFAGKTVSSGSLVLVTVTRKDGAGALLTVNCEKMVIGTMLVKDILQALTQ, translated from the exons ATGATTGCAAGAGGGAAAAATGCATCTGATCTCTTTCCTGCTGTGGTGAAGAATGTGGCCTGCAAGAACATTGAG GTAAAGAAGCTGGTGTATGTGTATCTAGTGCGCTATGCTGAGGAGCAGCAGGATTTGGCTCTGCTCTCCATCTCTACATTTCAGCGGGGACTCAAG GATCCTAATCAGCTGATTCGTGCGAGCGCTTTGCGTGTTCTCTCCAGTATCAGAGTCACTATCATTGTGCCCATTATGATGTTGGCCATTAAAGAGGCTGCCTCTGATATGTCTCCATATGTCCGCAAGACAGCCGCACATGCCATCCCCAAACTCTACAG CTTGGACCCTGAACAGAAAGACCAGCTTATTGAGGTCATTGAAAAGCTGCTTGCTGATAAAACCACT TTGGTAGCAGGCAGTGTAGTGATGGCATTTGAGGAAGTATGTCCGGAGCGGATTGATCTGATCCATAAGAACTACCGTAAGCTCTGCAATCTGCTGATTGATGTGGAGGAGTGGGGTCAGGTGGTTATCATCAACATGCTCACCCGCTATGCCAGAACCCAGTTTCTCAACCCTAACATTAAT GAGTCACTTTTggaagagggaggagaaaaggctttttatggttctgatgatgatgatgatgatgatgatgatgatgacgatgaagAGAAAAAAGCCGAGGCCGCTGCTCTGGCCAAGAGGAAGCCCTACGTTATGGACCCTGACCACCGACTGCTGCTCAGAAACACCAAACCCTTGCTACAAAGCCGCAATGCTGCG GTGGTGATGGCAGTGGCTCAGCTGTATTTCCATCTCGCTCCAAAAGCAGAGGTCGGCGTCATTGCCAAGGCTCTGGTGAGGCTGATGAGGAGCCACAG CGAAGTTCAGTATGTAGTTCTACAAAACGTTGCTACCATGACCATCAAAAGGAGG GGGATGTTCGAGCCATACTTGAAGAGCTTCTATATCCGGTCCACTGATCCCACACAGATCAAAATACTGAAG CTTGAAGTTTTAACAAATCTggcaaatgaaacaaacataTCAACAATTCTGAGAGAGTTTCAG ACCTATATCAAAAGCATGGATAAGGACTTTGTGGCAGCCACAATCCAGGCCATTGGCCGCTGTGCCACTAACATTGGGGAGGTCAGAGACACCTGCCTCAACGGTCTGGTACAACTCCTTTCAAACAGAGATG AGCTGGTAGTAGCTGAGTCTGTGGTGGTAATTAAGAAGCTCCTGCAGATGCAgccagagcagcacagtgacATCATCAAGCATATGGCCAAGCTCACAGACAACATACAG GTGCCGATGGCGAGAGCCAGCATCCTGTGGCTAATTGGCGAGTACTGTGAACATGTACCTAAAATTGCTCCTGATGTTCTGAGGAAGATGGCAAAGACATTCACCAATGAGGAGGACATTGTCAAGCTGCAGATAATCAACCTGGCTGCCAAACTCTACCTGACCAACTCCAAACAG ACTAAGCTCCTTACACAGTATGTGCTCAACTTGGCGAAATATGACCAGAACTATGACATCAGAGACCGGGCACGGTTCATCCGTCAGCTCATTGTCCCTACCGATAAGAGTGGAGCTCTAAGCAAATATGCCAAGAAACTTTTCCTTGCCCTCAAACCTGCACCTGTGCTGGAGTCTCCGTTTAAAG ACCGAGACCATTTCCAGCTGGGTTCGCTGTCTCACCTGCTGAATGCCAAAGCAGGCGGCTACCAGGAGCTGCCTGACTGGCCCGAGTCGGCACCTGACCCCTCCGTGCGCAACGTGGAGGTGAAGGATTCT GTTCCAGAATGGACTAAATGCACCAGCAGGAAAGAACGAAAGGAGAAGAAGGTAGAAAAGCCTTTCTACTCTGACTCGGAGGGAGAATCTGGACCCACAGAGTCAGCTGACAGTG AGTCGGACTCAGGTAGTGGGTCACAGAGTGGCAGTGAGGAGAGTGGCTCTGGttcagagagtgaagagagtgaGGAGGAATCGGAGtctgaggaggaagaggaagaggaggaagatgaagaggaagagagggcaaagaaaaagaagaaagtagACAAGAGCAAACCTAAGAAACCTGAGAGTGCTGAGAG TGATCAGAGCAGCGGAGAGGAGCAGAAGAGAATCCGAAAAGGAGGGAAGGACCGGAGAAGTGGCACTGAGTCAGAGAGTGAGGATGAGAGCGAGTCTGAGAGCAGTGAGTCCGAGTCAGAGTCTGAGGAAGAGTCCGAGTCAGACACAGACatcaagaagaagaagaag ACAGCTGCATCAAAGCCACCTCCAAAGCAGaccaaaaaagaaagcaagaaagagaccAAGGAAATGTCACTACTAGATCTGGATGACT TTGAGCCTACACCCTCACCTCAAGTGACCCCCGTCAACAGCTTCCTGTCCAACAGTCTGGTGACTGATCTAGAGGGCTTGTCACTGACGGACACGGTACTTGCCCCCACT acTATCGCCCCATCCAGCTCTGTGAGGCTGTATGAGCTGTTGCACCGGATCACGGGCGAGGGTCTAGCAGTGGAATACTGCTTCAGTAGACAGCCCTTTAGTCCTGACCCTCACATGGTGGCTGTGCAGATCCAGTTCACCAACAACACTACTTCTGAGGCAAAGAGCTTGCACATAGAAGAGCCCAAACTGCAGTCTGGCATGAGGATCAAGGAGTTTCCAGAAATTG AGGTGTTACCTGCAGGCGAGTCAGTTAATGTAGTAATGGGCATTGATTTCTGCGACTCCACACAAGCAGCCAACTTCCAGCTTTG CACTCATATCCGGAAGTTCTTTGTGTCGATTCAACCACCAGTGGGGGAACTGATGACGCCTGCCTTTCTGACAGAGAACGAGTTTAAGAAGGAGCAAG AGACACTATTACATG GTCAGCTGATGGGAATGAATGAGATCTCAGAGAAGCTAACCCTGGGGGAGAAGTGTCAGAGCGAACATGTCATCGTAGAAAGAGTCACCTCCACGGCTAACCTCAGCAGAGTACCCTGTGGTTCAGATAAAGAAAGCAG gtTTGCTGGGAAAACCGTCAGCAGCGGAAGCCTTGTGCTGGTCACTGTAACAAGGAAGGATGGAGCAGGAGCCCTGCTTACGGTGAACTGTGAAAAGATGGTGATCGGTACGATGCTCGTGAAGGACATCCTCCAAGCTCTGACGCAGTGA